The Limisphaerales bacterium genome includes the window GAGTATGCTGCGGATACTTGCCACTCATTAGCGCACCACGTGAAGGAGAGCAGACGGGTGTGGTGGCGTAGAAACTGGTGGCGATGGCTCCGTTCTTGGCAATCCAATCGATATTCGGGGTCTTGACGGTTTTACCGCCGTAACAACCGAGCGTCTTAAAATGGTGTTCATCGGTTTGAATCACCAGCAGATTGAATGGTTCTTCAGCACTTACAGCTGCAAAAGCCGAAACCATCGCGAAAAATATAAAATTCTTTTTCATGGAGTTCCTTCTATTCTTTTAACTTTTTCTAAGTGAATTGACCTTCTATTGGTTGGGGGGTTCGTATTCCATAAGGTGACCGGCCTCGGTGATGGTTTCACGCAACCTTCTTCCAGTGTTCGACTATTTGATCAATGATGGCCGGGGCATGGGCGCGCTGGTTTCCTTGAGCCAACGCGTGAGCTTGTCGTTCAACAACTTTGCCAGTTGCGGTTTTTCTTTCGCGCGATTTTCCGTTTCGCTAAGGTCGGCGGCGAGGTTGTAGAGTTCCAGCGAATTGTCGTCGTAGTTGCGGATGAGCTTCCAGCCGTTGCTGGCCACTACCGCGCCGGCGAGGCGATTACCCATATGCCAGGCGTAGTTCGGATAATGGAAAAAAATCTCGTCTCGCTTCAGCCCGCCACCGCCTGTGAAGATGGCCTGTTGTTTCAAAAGTGGGACGATGCTTTCGCCGTCAAGCGGCTTCCCGCCCGGCTTAAGACCTGCGACCTCGAGGAAAGTCGGAAAGAAATCCATGCTCACCACAGGCCAAATACAAGTCGTGCCCGCTCTCACTTGGCCTGGCCAACGCACGATCATCGGCACGCGAATGCCGCCTTCGTACAGGTGCCCCTTCGATTCCCGCAATGGCCGACAGTCGCTCACGCCGGCGAACCCCCCGTTGTCGCTGGTGAAAATAATCAACGTCTCCTTGGCCTCGCCCAAGTCGTCGAGCGCTTTAAGCAGCCGACCGATGGCGGCGTCCATCGCCTCAATCATCGCGCCGTACCGCGTGTCGTTCAGGCCCGGGCCCTTGCGGTCCGCGTATTTTTTCAGCAACGCCTCGGGCGCCTGCATCGGCCAGTGCACGGTGTAAAACCATAGGTGCGTCATCCACGGTTGATCCTTTTTGGCGCGGATGAATTTGATCGATTCGTCCACCAAACGGTCCGGCAAATACTCACCCTTCGGTCCGTCGGACAGCTCGGCGTTGCGGTAAGGCGAAAAGAAACTGGGCGGGCCGCCGTACGAGGTGCCGCCGATGTTGACATCAAATCCCTGCCCCGTCGGCGACAACTCCTTGGCCACGCGCCCACCGCGCGCCACGCCCGGGGCGATGTGCCATTTGCCGAGGAAGGCATTGGCATAATCCGCCTCGCGCAGTCGCTCAGCGATGGTGACGTATTCGGTGCCGAGCTTGCCGGTGAGCTTGGCCGGTTGCGGGCGGTTGTCCTTCGGGAAATACATCCCCGGCAAATGCGTCGTGAGCCCAATGCGCGCAGGCGCTTGGCCGGTCAATACTGCGCACCGCGTGGGCGAACACACCGGCGCCGCCGCATACGCGCGGGTAAACCGCATCCCCTGTTTCGCCAACCGATCCAAGTGCGGCGTGTCCAGCAGCTTGTTGCCTTGGCAGGCAAGATCCATCCAGCCAAGATCGTCGGCCATGATGAAAAGGATGTTCGGCTTCTGTGCTGCGGAGACTTTTACCATAAGCAAAAAGGCAAAGATCGCAGCAGCAATTTTCAACTGCCGGAACATTTTTGCTATTTCCCTTTTTTATCCAGTTTCTTTTTCTTCTTTTCCGCCTTGGTGAGTTTGGGGGTTTTCTTGGTCTCTTTTCGTTTGTCTTTATTCGCCATAATCTTTTCTCCTTTAGGTGTGTTTTCGATCCTGCCCGGCCAAACGTAGCTTGACACGCAAATAATGCGACAGCCTCTTGTGAAGGCAAAGTAGAATCAATCCGACTTCAACATAATGAAAACCGCCGTGCCCAATAATCCAAGCGAAACGAACATTCCACCGGGGCCCAAAAATGCAAATGGACACATCCAAACCGCTGCCAAAATCACCAGACACAAAGACCACGCTTGCCGCCGCCGTCGACTTGCCATAGCTCAATCTGCCATTAAAGAAGCGTGAAGGCAATCCTGTGGCCCCGACCTACAAATCAACACGCTCGCCCTGTGCGGCCACGCGGAAACCGGCGGCGGTTTACTTCCAAGTGTTGTCCTTCACGGGCTTGCCGTTGGTGGTGAGAATTTGGAAATGATGAAAACCGGCCGGCTGACCTTGATAACGCCACACCACTTTTTTCTCGCGCGTCACCTCCACCAATTTCACCGCCTGCCCCTTGGCATGGTAGCTGGTGATCACCGTGTTGCCATTGGGCAAGCGCTGCACGCCGCAGGCATCGTCCAGCAGTTTTTCACCAAGATCCTCGTTGTCCACACTCCACACAATCGCCCCCTTCGCATCCACCTCAATCACCCGGTTGCCGTTGGTGCAACCGATCAGCGTGTTGCCATTGGCGAGCCGAATGGCGGTGAAGGGCCAATCCCGTTTGGCGCGCCCGCGATCATCAGTCGGAAAACTGCGCAACACCTTGCCGGAATCTGGATCATATTCTTTCACGGCAAAATCCAGCAAATGCGGGGCGATGTAATTTCCGTTCGGCAACGCACGCAGCATCCGGGTTTGCATGTGCGCATTTTTTTTCTGACAGGCCAATGGCGTGGATTTCAGAATCTTGCCGGCCCGATTAATCACAATCGCCCGCGGCTGAGGCCCGAGTTCCGCCACCAGATACCGATCCTCGCCCAACGGCTGCACGGTGCTGATTTCCTTTTGCTGTCCCTGATACGACCACACAATCTTACGCGTCTTGCGATCTACCTCCGCCACGCCGCCTTTGGGAAATCCACGCGTGGGATAAATCGCCAGCAACACATTGCCATTCGGCAACACCCAGCCATCACTCGCCGGCATATCGAACCGCCACTGCACTTTGCCATCCTCCCCCACAATCACCACGCGATTGGCTTTCCCCATTCCCAGAAAGGAATGCGTTACGGCCGGGGCCGCCATTAAATCCATTGCGATTGCCAAGCCACAGACAGCCAGGAGTTTGATGAATACCATTCGAGACAAAGCTTTCATGAGCCCCCAGTTGAAGCCGAATACAGGGAGATTGCAAGGGAATCATTCAACCGGCGGACGATGGGAGGGGAGCTGGGCCTTGAAATCGCCGAGGCTATGCCAGTGGAGGCGTTGGTTGAGATCCACCTCAGCAAGGGCGATCGTGCCCCATTCCTTGGCTTGCGCCAACGGGCGACCATCGTGCCCGTACACGGCGGAGATCATCCAGTTACTCCCCGCATCGGTGTAGGTGCTGCTGATGACGTACACGTGATTCTCGCACGCGCGCGCCGCGCCAAGCATGGGATTACAGCCCCACACCGGCCAGGCGATCACCTCCGCGCCATTATGGCTGAGGCGGCGGGCGACTTCCGGAAAGAAGCCGTCGTAGCACACCATCATGCCCACCTTGCCAAAGCGCGTTTGGAAAACCGGATACGTGTTGCCGGGCGAAATACCGCCCTCAATCTCGCCGCGCGGCAGGCAAACCTTGCGGTATTTGCCGGTCACCTTGCCATCCGGACCAATGAGCACGGCAACGTTGTAGATGAGATTGGCATCGCGCTCGAGCAAACCGGCCACGAGATACAGGTCATGCTGCTTGGCGAGCTTGCCGAAATATTCGGTGGACGGCCCCGGCACAGACTCCGCGCATTCGGCAAAGGTGCGACCGCTGTGGTAGTAGGTGAGCGTCTCGGGCAAGACCACCAGATCCGCTTTGCGCTTGGCCGCATCGGCAATCAACGGCGCGAAGAGCCGGCATTTTTCAGCATTCGTTTTACCGGCGCGCGGCTGGAAATGAACCGTGGCAAAGCGCACCGTGCGCGGCTTGGGCGCGGCCACGGGAATCATGCTCACATCACGCCACGCCACTTTGCCGGCATTCAGCCAGCGCAGGCACAGCTCCACCTTCACCTGCGTGGCTTGTGTGGGCGCGCGATAGATATCGCGCACGGCGGTCCAGCCCCCAAAATTTTTCGCCCCCAAACGAGGATATTCCGGCTCCGCCCGCGGTGCTGTGCCGGATCGATACGAGGAAAACGTCGGGACATCACGCGACACCTTGTTGCCCTTGGCATCCAGCCAGATCAACCGTTCGACGATGTGGCGTTGCACGTTGACGATGTCGGTGGTTTTGCGGAGCGCACTAAACCGATAATGCTGCCCACCCTTCACGGCGAACCGCGCCTGCCATTGCCCCACCGCGCCCGATCGGCCGTTGGGAAAGATGGTCAACGCCCCGCCTTCCCTACCCCACGAAGGCTCCAGCTCCGCGCGCGGCGTATGCGTTTCCCATACACCTTGAGGGGCCGCCCCGAGGACGGATGAGAAGGCAAGGAACAGAACGAAGCGTTTCATAACGGCCATCAACCTTCCGCCACATCGCCAAAAACGCAAGTTAAAGGTCGGGCAATACCAACCCAAGCTGGGCGGCGATTTGATCCGCGAAGGGTTGATGTTCTTTGGGCAGCACGGATTTCCAGCGAGCCAAATAGTCGCGGGTGTTGAGGCCCTGACTTTTCAGTCCTTCATTCAAATACAACAACGCCACCAGATGCTTCGGATTTTTTTGGATGACCTGATAAAACTGATGGCCCGCGTATTTGTAGAGGTCATACTTCGGATATCGTTTCCCAAGCCGCAACGCCTTTTCGTTCTTCTCAAACCACACTGCGAAGCTCTCCACCTCCTCCGGCGTCTTGCCCTTGGCGATGACGCGATCCGCATAGGAGTTGAGATGCTTGGCGTAGCTCTTCCAGTTACCATAAGGCGGATGCGTCTCCCATTCTTTGGCCATCACTTTCAGCGAATAACAGGAGATCGCCTCGCAGAATGCTTCATTGATCCAATGATTCGCTCCGGACCGCGGTCGATCGTGATTGATCACGATGTGTGTGAACTCATGCGAAAATTGATAGGCGATCTGCGCCCAACCGAAGCCGTCATCCACACTCAGCATCACCAGTGTCTCACCCTTTGGCCCGCGTCGGTCCAGCTTTACCGGATACTGGTGGTTGGCTTTTTCAATGCGGATCGGCTTGAACTTTCGCTCCGGGAAATGCCGTGCAAACCCCATCGCCGCCGAACGGCACACGGCCTCGAAATTTTCCGGCACAGTCTTGTAATCCTTTTGAGTCAGCCGGATATCCAGCTTCGGACTGTTTGGAGTCGGCGTTTGAGCGAGAACGCAGACCTCCATCCCACAGATCAAGATGAGCGATAGCAACCGTAGGGGAACCAACATTTTCATCATCGCAATCTCTCCTTAATTCCAATCCATTCGTTATGGAGATTTTGGCGCCCAAGTAAATCGACCCCAATTCCTTTTGGGGGGCACGATGGGTAATGCCTTTTCTCCCGATTCAGTTTGAACCATCACCAAGGGGCCGCCACGTTTCGGCTCAGGGTAAGCCCTCGTCACATAACCATCTGGAGACCATGTAGGGTCATCCCCTCGCCCAACTTTCCGGCGCTGTTTTCCATCGTGGCTCACAACCCATACATTAAAGGTCGCAGCGATTTGCTGGTCTCGCTTGGGATTATTGATGCCGGTAAACTTACTCATATGAATCATCTCCACTCCCTCCCAATGGGCGATCCACTTGCCGTCCGGCGACCAAGCAGGAACCTTTTGCTCGATTGGCGCCTTAATGGTCTCGTGGTATTCCTGCTCCGGCTTGGAAATTAGTTTGGCCCCATCCCCATTCAGATCGCTGACCCAGACTCTCATTTCACCACTTCGATTGGAA containing:
- a CDS encoding sulfatase, which produces MVKVSAAQKPNILFIMADDLGWMDLACQGNKLLDTPHLDRLAKQGMRFTRAYAAAPVCSPTRCAVLTGQAPARIGLTTHLPGMYFPKDNRPQPAKLTGKLGTEYVTIAERLREADYANAFLGKWHIAPGVARGGRVAKELSPTGQGFDVNIGGTSYGGPPSFFSPYRNAELSDGPKGEYLPDRLVDESIKFIRAKKDQPWMTHLWFYTVHWPMQAPEALLKKYADRKGPGLNDTRYGAMIEAMDAAIGRLLKALDDLGEAKETLIIFTSDNGGFAGVSDCRPLRESKGHLYEGGIRVPMIVRWPGQVRAGTTCIWPVVSMDFFPTFLEVAGLKPGGKPLDGESIVPLLKQQAIFTGGGGLKRDEIFFHYPNYAWHMGNRLAGAVVASNGWKLIRNYDDNSLELYNLAADLSETENRAKEKPQLAKLLNDKLTRWLKETSAPMPRPSLIK
- a CDS encoding carbon-nitrogen hydrolase family protein, producing MAVMKRFVLFLAFSSVLGAAPQGVWETHTPRAELEPSWGREGGALTIFPNGRSGAVGQWQARFAVKGGQHYRFSALRKTTDIVNVQRHIVERLIWLDAKGNKVSRDVPTFSSYRSGTAPRAEPEYPRLGAKNFGGWTAVRDIYRAPTQATQVKVELCLRWLNAGKVAWRDVSMIPVAAPKPRTVRFATVHFQPRAGKTNAEKCRLFAPLIADAAKRKADLVVLPETLTYYHSGRTFAECAESVPGPSTEYFGKLAKQHDLYLVAGLLERDANLIYNVAVLIGPDGKVTGKYRKVCLPRGEIEGGISPGNTYPVFQTRFGKVGMMVCYDGFFPEVARRLSHNGAEVIAWPVWGCNPMLGAARACENHVYVISSTYTDAGSNWMISAVYGHDGRPLAQAKEWGTIALAEVDLNQRLHWHSLGDFKAQLPSHRPPVE